In a genomic window of Halalkalicoccus sp. CG83:
- a CDS encoding ABC transporter permease, with product MSTKRGRIRISGFDAEHVERREPLSDWTEGSGTETENRWQRGWRRFKRNRSAMLGVGIVATMSLLALFARPITVTGVAVQPFSLAPYAPTEILYLQDPDVGIYDPPSLSHPMGTDGSGRDLFSRILVGGRYSISIGFIVVALTASFGTVYGAVSGYYGGWIDEVMMRIVDTIFAFPALVLALIIVAILGGGYWQLVLAFALFGWAGYARLIRGEVLSIKENEYVLAAKALGARDPAVIFRHVIPNAIPPLLVYASLNIGTVVIGVAALGFLGLGMPPGTAEWGTMLEATRETLIQGPDGAIPWWATVYPGLAIFLFVMSMNVIGDGINDALDAQETGVGRGGDD from the coding sequence ATGTCTACGAAACGAGGACGAATTCGGATCTCCGGCTTCGACGCGGAACACGTCGAGCGGCGAGAGCCGCTGTCGGACTGGACGGAGGGGAGTGGAACGGAGACCGAGAACAGATGGCAACGGGGGTGGAGGCGGTTCAAGCGCAACCGATCGGCGATGCTCGGGGTCGGGATCGTGGCGACGATGTCGCTGCTCGCGCTCTTCGCTCGTCCGATCACCGTTACGGGAGTGGCGGTCCAGCCGTTCTCGCTCGCGCCGTACGCTCCGACGGAGATCCTCTACCTCCAGGACCCCGACGTCGGCATCTACGATCCGCCGTCGCTCTCCCACCCGATGGGGACCGACGGCTCGGGTCGCGACCTGTTCTCGCGGATCCTCGTCGGCGGTCGGTACAGCATCTCGATCGGGTTCATCGTGGTCGCGCTCACAGCCAGCTTCGGAACGGTATACGGTGCCGTCTCGGGCTACTACGGCGGCTGGATCGACGAGGTGATGATGCGTATCGTCGACACCATCTTCGCGTTCCCGGCGCTCGTCCTGGCACTGATCATCGTCGCGATCCTCGGCGGGGGCTACTGGCAGCTCGTCCTCGCCTTCGCCCTCTTCGGGTGGGCGGGGTACGCTCGACTCATCCGTGGAGAGGTGTTGAGCATCAAGGAGAACGAGTACGTACTGGCGGCGAAGGCCCTCGGCGCACGCGATCCGGCGGTCATCTTCAGACACGTCATCCCGAACGCGATACCGCCGTTGCTCGTCTACGCCTCGTTGAACATCGGAACCGTCGTCATCGGCGTCGCGGCACTCGGTTTCCTCGGGCTCGGGATGCCGCCCGGAACGGCCGAGTGGGGAACGATGCTGGAGGCGACCCGCGAGACGCTCATCCAGGGCCCCGACGGAGCGATCCCCTGGTGGGCGACGGTCTACCCGGGGCTCGCGATCTTCCTGTTCGTGATGTCGATGAACGTGATCGGCGACGGGATCAACGACGCGCTCGACGCCCAGGAGACGGGCGTCGGACGTGGAGGTGACGACTGA
- a CDS encoding ABC transporter permease — protein MSLRRFILYRVLSIIPILFGVSVITFGLFHLTPGDPVSQMVALNPDITASQEAQLRARYELDGPVWQQYLAWIGNVLTGDFGMVLRNNRPVSAIVLARLPETIALGLFGWAFALVIAIPTGIYAAVNKDRFGDTVSRFVALSGISIPNFWLGLMLILVFSLWAGLWPVIPPSRLPLYHPRMLWYLILPGVTIGTAAAASIMRVLRTSMAEEMNEDYVTAARAKGLPERQVVLKHVLRNSLISVVTLAATLTAGIVAGSVVVEVVFNWPGLGRELIVAINAREINLLMAITLFTGVFIILANLLADVLYAVLDPRIRYD, from the coding sequence ATGAGTCTCCGACGTTTCATACTGTATCGAGTGTTGTCGATCATTCCGATCCTGTTCGGCGTGTCGGTGATCACGTTCGGCCTCTTTCACCTCACGCCGGGCGATCCCGTCAGCCAGATGGTGGCGCTGAACCCGGACATAACTGCGAGTCAGGAGGCCCAGCTCCGCGCGCGGTACGAGCTGGACGGACCGGTCTGGCAGCAGTACCTGGCGTGGATCGGGAACGTCCTGACGGGCGACTTCGGGATGGTGCTCAGGAACAACCGGCCGGTGTCCGCGATCGTGCTGGCCCGACTTCCCGAAACGATCGCGCTCGGGCTCTTCGGCTGGGCGTTCGCGCTCGTCATCGCGATCCCCACGGGGATCTACGCGGCGGTGAACAAGGACCGGTTCGGCGACACCGTCAGCCGGTTCGTCGCGCTCTCGGGGATCTCGATCCCGAACTTCTGGCTCGGGCTCATGCTGATCCTGGTCTTCTCGCTGTGGGCCGGTCTCTGGCCGGTGATCCCGCCCTCCCGTCTACCGCTGTACCACCCGCGGATGCTCTGGTACCTGATCCTGCCCGGCGTGACGATCGGTACCGCGGCGGCGGCGAGCATCATGCGGGTGTTGCGCACGTCGATGGCCGAGGAGATGAACGAGGACTACGTGACCGCCGCCAGGGCCAAGGGGCTCCCCGAACGGCAGGTCGTCCTCAAACACGTCCTGCGGAACTCGCTCATCTCCGTGGTCACGCTCGCGGCGACCCTGACGGCAGGGATCGTCGCCGGATCGGTCGTCGTCGAGGTCGTGTTCAACTGGCCCGGTCTCGGCCGGGAGCTGATCGTCGCGATCAACGCCCGGGAGATCAACCTCCTCATGGCCATCACGCTGTTCACGGGCGTGTTCATCATCCTGGCGAACCTGCTCGCGGACGTCCTCTACGCGGTGCTCGACCCACGGATCAGATACGACTAG
- a CDS encoding ABC transporter substrate-binding protein has translation MTRSHESPDHDVNRRRLLRGMGAAGVVGVSGCLGGDGGEGEENGSDGGRVGDREEQEVDFADLQEGGTLRIAATANVDSFDPPYSTDAQSTQAQGFVFEQLVTSDRDGNLYPWLAEAYEEVETNDVDRTVYEEYMVSVGANEEGVLDTEEQVIVRHPDDDPIEDDEVRVLTPEEAAAAVDDGVFGMQFRYRLREGIQFHDGEELTAENVVRTAERYENSDLSAQTYDSLLHARAVDEYTVDLYAQVPDAEAERELPGLSIHSTEQAELEGGELDPRQGNDPIGTGPYTLEAFEDEQYYELAKFEEYWVERAGVDSIDWFDGPEEYPDGPVIDEIQVEIVEDDASRSAALQNDEVDVTTGLETQTLDQFDDSENFRIAAVEAGSYDYVQYPVNVEPWDDARLRRAVNHLVPRENIAENVFNGWVRPAWTDIPSIAEESGTTDPEALEERLRPYNEYDPERADELIGEVIDDTGIETPIEVRLEVNADNNDRVQMLELIAEAMEQSGHFEASLETYEWNTYIARVLDPEYQNDGHIPCIGLSGTFNPESFCNALHHSENVGQCCNLNGINDPELDRLMDGARYDIEVIEDEQLRAERYDEIWQYLADERYSSITHFGITEAVMNTAVVGFRANPFIETLYSFALYSPQERQAIWLDREE, from the coding sequence ATGACGCGAAGTCACGAGTCTCCGGATCACGACGTCAATCGACGACGGTTGCTTCGGGGGATGGGTGCGGCCGGGGTCGTCGGGGTATCCGGCTGTCTCGGCGGTGACGGCGGGGAGGGGGAGGAGAACGGTAGCGACGGTGGCCGTGTCGGTGATCGGGAGGAGCAGGAGGTAGACTTCGCCGACTTACAGGAGGGTGGGACGCTCCGCATCGCCGCGACGGCGAATGTCGACTCGTTCGACCCGCCCTACAGCACCGATGCACAGTCGACGCAAGCCCAGGGGTTCGTCTTCGAACAGCTCGTCACGTCCGACAGGGACGGGAACCTCTACCCGTGGCTCGCCGAGGCGTACGAGGAGGTCGAGACCAACGACGTCGACCGAACGGTCTACGAGGAGTACATGGTCTCCGTCGGCGCGAACGAGGAGGGGGTCCTCGATACCGAGGAACAGGTGATCGTCCGACATCCGGACGACGACCCGATCGAGGACGACGAGGTCCGGGTCCTCACCCCCGAGGAGGCCGCCGCCGCCGTCGACGACGGCGTCTTCGGGATGCAGTTTCGCTATCGGCTCCGCGAGGGTATCCAGTTCCACGACGGCGAGGAGCTGACCGCCGAGAACGTCGTCCGAACGGCCGAGCGATACGAGAACTCCGACCTCTCGGCACAGACGTACGACTCGCTGCTACACGCCCGTGCGGTCGACGAGTACACCGTCGACCTGTACGCCCAGGTCCCCGACGCCGAGGCCGAGCGGGAGCTGCCGGGGCTGTCCATCCACTCGACCGAGCAGGCGGAGCTGGAGGGTGGGGAGCTCGACCCGCGGCAGGGCAACGACCCGATCGGGACCGGCCCCTACACGCTCGAGGCGTTCGAGGACGAGCAGTACTACGAGCTCGCGAAGTTCGAGGAGTACTGGGTCGAACGGGCGGGCGTCGACTCGATCGACTGGTTCGACGGTCCCGAGGAGTACCCCGATGGACCGGTCATCGACGAGATCCAGGTCGAGATCGTCGAGGACGACGCCAGCCGGTCGGCCGCCCTCCAGAACGACGAGGTCGACGTCACCACGGGCCTGGAGACCCAGACCCTCGATCAGTTCGACGACTCCGAGAACTTCCGCATCGCCGCCGTTGAAGCCGGTTCGTACGACTACGTCCAGTACCCCGTCAACGTCGAACCGTGGGACGACGCTCGGCTCCGGCGTGCGGTCAACCACCTCGTTCCGCGCGAGAACATCGCAGAGAACGTGTTCAACGGGTGGGTACGTCCGGCCTGGACCGACATCCCGTCGATCGCCGAGGAGAGCGGGACGACCGATCCCGAAGCGCTCGAGGAACGGCTCCGGCCGTACAACGAGTACGATCCGGAACGGGCCGACGAGCTGATCGGGGAGGTGATCGACGACACCGGCATCGAGACGCCCATCGAGGTCCGACTCGAGGTCAACGCGGACAACAACGACCGCGTACAGATGCTCGAGCTGATCGCCGAGGCGATGGAGCAGTCCGGGCACTTCGAGGCCTCGCTCGAGACCTACGAGTGGAACACGTACATCGCGCGGGTGCTCGATCCCGAGTACCAGAACGACGGTCACATCCCCTGCATCGGGCTTTCGGGCACGTTCAACCCCGAGAGCTTCTGCAACGCGCTTCACCACAGCGAGAACGTCGGCCAGTGTTGCAACCTGAACGGCATCAACGACCCCGAACTCGACCGGCTGATGGACGGCGCACGGTACGACATCGAGGTGATCGAGGACGAACAGCTTCGCGCCGAGCGCTACGACGAGATCTGGCAGTATCTCGCCGACGAGCGCTACAGCTCGATCACGCACTTCGGCATCACGGAGGCCGTGATGAACACCGCCGTCGTCGGGTTCCGGGCGAACCCGTTCATCGAGACGCTGTACAGCTTCGCGTTGTACAGTCCACAGGAGCGGCAGGCGATCTGGCTCGACCGCGAGGAGTGA
- a CDS encoding type 1 glutamine amidotransferase domain-containing protein: protein MTSALFVVSEEGYWGEECIEPLTTLSEAGVEITVATPSGGRPMIDERSLDPEMVGEETAEHVEEIHETDERLNDPVPVASVDADDYDALVIPGGHGTVWDINQDVHVRSLLRDVVENGDKALVVCHAVGILGFTWMSDGSRIAEGREITGFPNEQEEEIVDEYGRMDDGRKLPYWVEDEVRAAGGNWDAELDQETSVKVDGDLITGRGPASSAEAARTLLEELEIERPA, encoded by the coding sequence ATGACATCAGCACTGTTCGTCGTCAGCGAGGAGGGGTACTGGGGAGAGGAGTGTATCGAGCCGCTCACGACGCTTTCCGAGGCCGGCGTGGAGATCACGGTCGCCACGCCGAGCGGCGGCCGGCCGATGATCGACGAGCGCTCGCTCGACCCCGAGATGGTCGGCGAGGAGACCGCCGAACACGTCGAGGAGATCCACGAGACCGACGAGCGGCTGAACGATCCGGTACCGGTCGCGTCGGTCGACGCCGACGACTACGACGCGCTCGTCATCCCGGGCGGCCACGGCACCGTCTGGGACATCAATCAGGACGTCCACGTCCGGAGCCTGCTTCGCGACGTCGTCGAGAACGGCGATAAGGCGCTCGTGGTCTGTCACGCCGTCGGAATCCTCGGGTTCACGTGGATGAGCGACGGCTCGCGGATCGCCGAAGGTCGCGAGATCACCGGCTTCCCGAACGAGCAGGAGGAGGAGATCGTCGACGAGTACGGGCGCATGGACGACGGCCGGAAGCTCCCCTACTGGGTCGAGGACGAGGTTCGCGCGGCCGGCGGGAACTGGGACGCCGAACTCGATCAGGAGACGAGCGTGAAGGTCGACGGCGACCTGATCACGGGTCGCGGCCCCGCGTCCTCCGCCGAGGCGGCACGGACGCTGCTCGAGGAGCTCGAGATCGAACGACCGGCTTGA
- a CDS encoding ABC transporter substrate-binding protein, which translates to MPDRTRRRLLRSLGLAGAVGLAGCAGDDEPNHAETEENEPPSRSERWTTVTRTPATTLVPHRAIDDASRARLDLVMDGAYAITPDRELFPLWLAVEVLDGGQVYEATLREGLRWGDPYGRMTAADWVYHIREVHQGEGNWAGSWLAEAWAGAAVDRTGERSFEIELPEPNTQFPYEPALRASRCLPRELLEPYAEERDREGLENDDDLARLAYTGNLGPYTPERWERGERFVAARNDDYYMRNVENASTVWEGAPYFEEYEYRVLASERDRLQALRDGTATAAVVPPARLEQFRGNGRVSLYAVPEPTLTLLAYNQRANGWRPFRRREVRQACSMAVDKEALAEEVYDGFAEPIHTFQPPWSTWDGTELRPFGRQDAEEDEDVSALLEAALGEDFGYDDGRLLDAEGEPVTWTLVHPGESGRTTPLASFLVRELERLGVGVEAQGVGYERLLSEHLANRWQGEGDPPWEAGEYNAGPRGGTESAAEWDLLCGVGLNASPLAPTATDRFWLERGSMNFSGYVPDAELTALYAEARAATSESERDARLDGVFGALNQEQPANFLVARRTPVGYRRGIAGPRETLNYDWDRQTWYAE; encoded by the coding sequence ATGCCGGATCGGACGCGCCGCCGACTGCTTCGTTCGCTCGGTCTCGCCGGGGCGGTCGGGCTCGCGGGCTGTGCGGGTGACGACGAGCCGAACCACGCCGAGACCGAGGAGAACGAGCCCCCCTCCCGCTCCGAGCGGTGGACGACGGTGACGCGGACGCCGGCCACCACGCTGGTTCCCCACCGGGCGATCGACGACGCCTCGAGGGCGCGTCTCGACCTCGTGATGGACGGCGCGTACGCCATCACCCCCGATCGGGAGCTCTTTCCCCTCTGGCTCGCCGTCGAGGTCCTCGACGGCGGGCAGGTCTACGAGGCCACCCTCCGGGAGGGGCTTCGATGGGGCGACCCGTACGGCAGGATGACCGCCGCCGACTGGGTCTACCACATCCGCGAGGTCCACCAGGGCGAGGGCAACTGGGCGGGATCGTGGCTCGCGGAGGCCTGGGCCGGCGCCGCGGTCGACCGGACCGGCGAGCGCAGCTTCGAGATCGAGCTCCCCGAGCCCAACACGCAGTTCCCCTACGAGCCGGCGCTCCGGGCGTCGCGATGTCTGCCCCGGGAACTGCTCGAGCCGTACGCCGAGGAGCGCGACCGGGAAGGTCTCGAGAACGACGACGACCTCGCGCGGCTCGCGTACACCGGGAACCTCGGGCCCTACACCCCCGAACGCTGGGAGCGGGGCGAGCGGTTCGTCGCGGCCCGCAACGACGACTACTACATGCGGAACGTCGAGAACGCGTCGACGGTGTGGGAGGGCGCGCCCTACTTCGAGGAGTACGAGTACCGCGTCCTCGCGAGCGAACGGGACCGCCTACAGGCGCTCAGGGACGGAACGGCCACCGCGGCGGTCGTCCCGCCGGCTCGCCTCGAGCAGTTCCGGGGAAACGGCCGCGTCTCGCTGTACGCAGTTCCCGAACCGACGCTGACGCTGCTCGCGTACAACCAGCGCGCGAACGGCTGGAGGCCGTTCCGCCGGCGCGAGGTCCGGCAGGCATGCTCGATGGCGGTCGACAAGGAGGCGCTCGCCGAGGAGGTGTACGACGGCTTCGCGGAGCCGATCCACACCTTCCAGCCGCCGTGGTCGACGTGGGACGGGACGGAGCTCCGGCCGTTCGGCCGGCAGGACGCCGAGGAGGACGAGGACGTCTCGGCGCTGCTCGAGGCGGCGCTCGGCGAGGACTTCGGCTACGACGACGGACGGCTGCTCGACGCCGAGGGCGAGCCGGTGACGTGGACGCTCGTCCATCCCGGCGAATCCGGCCGGACGACGCCGCTCGCGTCGTTTCTCGTCCGGGAGCTCGAGCGACTCGGCGTCGGCGTCGAGGCCCAGGGGGTCGGCTACGAACGGCTGCTCTCGGAGCATCTGGCGAACCGATGGCAGGGGGAGGGCGACCCGCCCTGGGAGGCCGGCGAGTACAACGCGGGGCCGCGAGGGGGAACCGAGAGCGCGGCCGAGTGGGACCTGCTGTGTGGCGTGGGGCTCAACGCCTCTCCCCTGGCGCCGACTGCGACCGACCGGTTCTGGCTCGAACGCGGCAGCATGAACTTCTCCGGTTACGTGCCCGACGCGGAGCTCACGGCGCTGTACGCCGAGGCGCGCGCGGCGACCAGCGAGTCGGAACGCGACGCCCGCCTTGATGGGGTGTTCGGCGCGCTCAACCAGGAGCAGCCGGCGAACTTCCTCGTCGCGCGGCGAACGCCGGTGGGATATCGACGCGGGATCGCCGGTCCCCGCGAGACGCTGAACTACGACTGGGACCGCCAGACGTGGTATGCGGAATAA
- the hpt gene encoding hypoxanthine/guanine phosphoribosyltransferase has product MDQLERSLLEAPIIEKEGYHYFVHPISDGVPMLEPSLLREIVIKIIRKARLEDVDKIVTPAAMGIHISTAVSLMTDIPLVVIRKRQYGLEGEVALFQETGYSENQMYINDVDEGDRVLVLDDVLSTGGTLEAITGALEGIGAEVVDVVAVIKKVGGENKLDGSDYSVKTLINVDVVDGEVVVVDETGDG; this is encoded by the coding sequence ATGGATCAGTTGGAGCGGTCGCTTCTCGAAGCGCCCATCATCGAGAAAGAGGGCTATCACTACTTCGTCCATCCCATCAGCGACGGGGTACCCATGCTGGAGCCGAGCCTCCTCCGGGAGATCGTCATCAAGATCATCCGCAAGGCCCGCCTGGAGGACGTCGACAAGATCGTCACGCCGGCCGCGATGGGCATCCACATCTCGACGGCGGTCTCGCTGATGACCGACATCCCGCTCGTCGTCATCCGAAAGCGCCAGTACGGCCTCGAGGGAGAGGTCGCGCTGTTTCAGGAGACGGGCTACTCCGAGAACCAGATGTACATCAACGACGTCGACGAGGGCGATCGCGTGCTCGTGCTCGACGACGTGCTCAGCACCGGCGGAACGCTCGAGGCGATCACCGGTGCGCTCGAGGGGATCGGCGCCGAGGTCGTCGACGTGGTCGCGGTGATCAAGAAGGTCGGCGGCGAGAACAAGCTCGACGGTTCGGACTACTCGGTGAAGACGCTGATCAACGTCGACGTCGTCGACGGCGAGGTGGTGGTCGTCGACGAGACCGGCGACGGCTGA
- a CDS encoding MaoC/PaaZ C-terminal domain-containing protein, with translation MSTNPPVEGDTHIHERTFTPEDVRKFGELSGDRQPIHTDPDEEGRLIVQGLLTATIPTKIGGDLEFLARRMEYDFRRPVYTGETITCEWTTESVTEREDRYEAAGRAVCRNEDEVVVMSGSFEGLVWKEE, from the coding sequence ATGTCCACGAACCCGCCCGTCGAGGGTGACACCCATATCCACGAGCGTACGTTCACCCCCGAGGACGTCCGAAAGTTCGGCGAGCTCTCCGGGGATCGACAGCCCATCCACACCGACCCCGACGAGGAGGGACGCCTGATCGTCCAGGGGCTGTTGACCGCGACGATCCCCACGAAGATCGGCGGGGACCTGGAGTTCCTCGCTCGGAGGATGGAGTACGACTTCCGCCGTCCGGTCTACACGGGCGAGACGATCACCTGCGAGTGGACCACCGAGTCGGTCACCGAGCGCGAGGACCGCTACGAGGCGGCGGGAAGGGCCGTCTGCCGGAACGAGGACGAGGTCGTGGTGATGTCGGGATCGTTCGAGGGGCTCGTCTGGAAGGAGGAGTAG
- a CDS encoding Na(+)/H(+) antiporter subunit D has product MSVATDLLTSVPPAVPVLLVALVAGFLDRRVSYALGALATAYVFVVSLIVPSGEYLPTLFLGFEAQPYVVDDFSRLLGLAFGFLGTAAMAYAASSGLPRSTLALVLSYVGSVVGVIFAGDWLTLLFFWELMAVTSTLVVWAYGGDAVRAGYRYAIAHGIGGVLVLWAVAWHYVETGSVVIDGSGIAAGAPALLAALGIGINCAFIGLHTWLPDTYPRPHIAASVFLSVFTTKSSAYVLYQAFPEGQLYLAYMGGLMAVYGATFALLQHDMRALLSYHIQAQVGYIVAGIGIGSVMGVAGAMAHLFNNVLFKALLFMAVGVIIYRTGEEDLYELGGLWREMPITAVGYALGALSITAIPGFNGFISKGMILDAADPHYYGAPEYQALYWLLMAGAIGTLLSFIKLGYYAFLHGPATTAVKDAKLGHSVGMLSVGGACLGLGIAWPTLVGLLPYSAKLKLHPYSTGHLIDAGLLLLVALVGFVLIRKPLSGLGHVDDVSRVLNPLVYRTGRLSMLAVTETFRAVDAAAVSFVRTCYWIGNNPVVAVGRLARRLPSWLVGDFRPADGGDPSAGSGSSSNRQFDGGEPMDEPAARNDDTPSRLYLRASIGTTILLVVLVLTALLILLL; this is encoded by the coding sequence ATGAGCGTCGCGACCGACCTGCTGACGTCGGTGCCGCCGGCGGTGCCGGTCCTGCTCGTCGCGCTCGTCGCGGGGTTCCTCGACCGGCGCGTGAGCTACGCGCTCGGCGCGCTGGCGACGGCCTACGTCTTCGTCGTCTCGTTGATCGTCCCCTCCGGCGAGTACCTCCCGACGCTGTTCCTCGGCTTCGAGGCCCAACCGTACGTCGTCGACGACTTCTCGCGGCTGCTGGGACTCGCTTTCGGCTTCCTCGGCACCGCCGCGATGGCCTACGCCGCCTCGAGCGGGCTCCCGCGCTCGACGCTGGCGCTCGTGCTGTCGTACGTCGGCTCGGTCGTGGGCGTGATCTTCGCCGGCGACTGGCTCACCCTGCTGTTCTTCTGGGAGCTGATGGCCGTCACCAGCACGCTCGTCGTCTGGGCCTACGGCGGCGACGCGGTCCGCGCGGGCTATCGCTACGCCATCGCTCACGGCATCGGCGGCGTGCTCGTGCTCTGGGCGGTCGCCTGGCACTACGTCGAGACCGGCTCCGTCGTCATCGACGGGAGCGGCATCGCCGCCGGCGCGCCCGCGCTGCTCGCCGCCCTCGGCATCGGCATCAACTGCGCGTTCATCGGGCTGCATACCTGGCTCCCCGACACCTATCCACGCCCGCACATCGCAGCGAGCGTCTTCCTCTCGGTGTTCACGACCAAGTCCTCGGCGTACGTCCTCTACCAGGCGTTCCCCGAGGGCCAGCTCTATCTCGCGTACATGGGCGGGCTGATGGCCGTCTACGGCGCGACCTTCGCGCTGCTCCAGCACGACATGCGGGCGCTGCTCTCGTATCACATCCAGGCACAGGTCGGCTACATCGTCGCCGGTATCGGCATCGGCAGCGTCATGGGCGTCGCGGGCGCGATGGCCCATCTGTTCAACAACGTCCTGTTCAAGGCGCTGCTGTTCATGGCCGTCGGCGTCATCATCTACCGGACCGGCGAGGAGGACCTCTACGAACTGGGGGGACTCTGGCGCGAGATGCCGATCACGGCCGTGGGGTACGCGCTCGGCGCGCTCTCGATCACGGCGATCCCCGGGTTCAACGGGTTCATAAGTAAAGGAATGATCCTCGACGCCGCCGACCCCCACTACTACGGCGCGCCCGAGTACCAGGCGCTCTACTGGCTGTTGATGGCCGGCGCGATCGGGACGCTGCTCTCCTTCATCAAGCTCGGCTACTACGCGTTCCTCCACGGGCCGGCCACGACCGCGGTGAAGGACGCGAAGCTCGGCCACTCGGTGGGGATGCTCTCGGTCGGCGGCGCGTGTCTCGGGCTCGGGATCGCGTGGCCGACGTTGGTCGGCCTGCTGCCGTACTCGGCTAAGCTCAAGCTCCACCCCTACAGCACCGGCCATCTGATCGACGCCGGGCTGTTGCTGTTGGTGGCGCTCGTCGGCTTCGTGCTCATCAGAAAGCCGCTGAGCGGGCTCGGCCACGTCGACGATGTGAGTCGCGTCCTGAACCCGCTGGTCTACCGGACGGGCCGGCTGTCGATGCTCGCGGTCACCGAGACGTTCCGTGCGGTCGACGCCGCCGCGGTCTCGTTCGTGCGGACGTGCTACTGGATCGGCAACAACCCGGTCGTGGCTGTCGGCCGGCTCGCCCGGCGGCTGCCGTCGTGGCTGGTCGGCGACTTCCGCCCGGCCGACGGCGGCGACCCGTCCGCCGGCTCGGGCTCCTCGTCGAACCGCCAGTTCGACGGCGGCGAGCCGATGGACGAACCGGCCGCGCGGAACGACGACACGCCATCGCGGCTCTATCTCCGGGCGAGCATCGGGACGACGATCCTGTTGGTCGTCCTCGTGCTGACCGCCCTGTTGATACTGCTGCTGTGA